The following coding sequences are from one Mesorhizobium onobrychidis window:
- a CDS encoding homoserine dehydrogenase: protein MAEALRVGIAGLGTVGASVARVLRDKAAELTRQCGREIVVSAVSARDRKRDRGVDLGAAKWFDDPVGMAQTAEIDVFVELIGGDEGPSRSSVKAALETGRHVVTANKALLAKHGVALAEIAERKGVLLNYEAAVAGGIPVIKTMREAMAGNSVTRVFGILNGTCNYILTRMEAEGLSFDACLKDAQRLGYAEADPTFDIEGHDTAHKLSILTSLAFGTRIAANDIYMEGISNISQADIRAAGDLGYRIKLLGVAQRTESGIEQRVHPTMVPTASVIAQVHGVTNAVAIETDILGELLLSGPGAGGNATASAVVGDIADIAKSRPGFQHGPVFGLPAKELRPYKKAQMRSHAGGYFIRLTVHDRIGVFAAIAKRMADNEISLESIVQHAAGPDTALQKTVILVTHETTEAAVRKAVDGITKDDHLTDKPQVIRIERAE, encoded by the coding sequence ATGGCTGAAGCGTTGCGTGTTGGAATCGCCGGTCTCGGCACCGTCGGCGCGTCGGTGGCCCGCGTGCTGCGCGACAAGGCGGCGGAACTGACGCGGCAATGCGGCCGCGAGATCGTCGTGTCAGCCGTTTCGGCCCGCGATCGCAAACGCGACCGCGGCGTCGATCTCGGCGCGGCCAAGTGGTTCGACGATCCGGTAGGAATGGCCCAGACCGCCGAGATCGACGTTTTCGTCGAGCTGATCGGCGGCGACGAGGGGCCGTCGCGATCATCCGTGAAAGCAGCGCTTGAAACCGGCCGCCACGTCGTCACCGCCAACAAGGCGCTGCTCGCCAAGCACGGCGTGGCGCTGGCCGAGATCGCTGAGAGGAAGGGCGTGCTGCTCAATTACGAGGCGGCGGTGGCGGGCGGTATTCCGGTCATCAAGACGATGCGCGAGGCGATGGCCGGCAATTCGGTGACCCGTGTCTTCGGCATCCTCAACGGAACCTGCAACTATATCCTGACCCGCATGGAAGCCGAGGGCCTGTCGTTCGACGCCTGCCTGAAGGACGCGCAGCGGCTGGGCTATGCCGAGGCCGACCCGACGTTCGACATCGAAGGGCACGACACCGCACACAAGCTGTCGATCCTGACCAGCCTTGCCTTCGGCACGAGGATTGCCGCCAACGACATTTACATGGAAGGGATTTCCAACATCAGCCAGGCCGACATCCGCGCAGCCGGCGATCTTGGCTACCGGATAAAGCTGCTCGGCGTCGCCCAACGCACGGAAAGCGGGATCGAACAGCGCGTGCACCCGACCATGGTGCCGACGGCTTCGGTTATCGCGCAGGTGCACGGCGTCACCAATGCGGTGGCCATCGAAACCGATATCCTTGGCGAGCTTTTGCTCTCCGGTCCGGGTGCCGGCGGCAACGCCACCGCATCGGCGGTGGTCGGCGACATTGCCGACATCGCCAAGAGCCGGCCCGGTTTCCAGCACGGTCCGGTCTTCGGCCTGCCGGCGAAGGAATTGCGGCCGTACAAGAAGGCGCAGATGCGCAGCCATGCCGGCGGCTATTTCATCCGGCTGACCGTGCATGACCGCATCGGCGTCTTTGCCGCCATCGCCAAGCGCATGGCCGACAACGAAATTTCGCTGGAATCGATCGTGCAGCACGCCGCCGGGCCGGATACCGCCTTGCAGAAGACGGTGATCCTCGTCACCCACGAGACGACAGAAGCGGCGGTCCGCAAGGCGGTCGACGGCATCACTAAGGACGATCATCTGACCGACAAGCCGCAGGTCATCCGCATCGAGCGGGCAGAGTAG
- the glpX gene encoding class II fructose-bisphosphatase, producing the protein MNVAQNIVAGLDRILTMELVRVTERAAVAAARLRGRGDEKAADQVAVDAMREELNRLAINGTVVIGEGERDEAPMLYIGEEVGSGKGPAVDIALDPLEGTTICAKNLPNALAVIAIAEKGSLLFAPDVYMDKIAIGPGYADGVIDIDASPAENIANLARAKGVPVSEITACILDRPRHGALIEAVRATGAAIRLIGDGDVAGVIHTTDPDETGIDIYLGTGGAPEGVLAAAALRCTGGQMQGRLILDTPQKLARAAKMGILDPRRVYRAQDMARGDVLFAATGVTDGNMLAGVKFGRNSITTHTIVLRSSSRTVREIKARHQDLEKF; encoded by the coding sequence ATGAACGTTGCCCAGAACATCGTCGCCGGCCTCGACCGGATACTCACCATGGAACTGGTGCGTGTCACCGAACGCGCTGCGGTTGCGGCGGCAAGGTTGCGCGGACGCGGCGACGAAAAGGCCGCCGACCAGGTTGCGGTCGACGCCATGCGCGAGGAGCTCAACCGCCTCGCCATCAACGGCACGGTGGTGATCGGCGAGGGCGAGCGCGACGAGGCGCCGATGCTCTATATCGGCGAAGAGGTCGGTTCCGGCAAAGGCCCGGCGGTCGACATCGCGCTCGACCCGCTCGAAGGCACGACGATCTGCGCCAAGAACCTGCCTAATGCGCTGGCCGTCATCGCCATTGCGGAAAAGGGCAGTCTCCTGTTTGCGCCCGACGTCTATATGGACAAGATCGCCATCGGCCCGGGCTATGCGGACGGCGTCATCGACATCGATGCCTCGCCGGCCGAAAACATCGCCAACCTGGCCAGGGCCAAGGGCGTGCCGGTGTCGGAGATCACCGCCTGCATCCTCGACCGGCCGCGCCATGGCGCGCTGATCGAGGCGGTGCGCGCCACGGGCGCTGCGATCCGGCTGATCGGCGATGGTGACGTCGCCGGCGTTATCCACACCACCGATCCGGACGAAACCGGCATCGACATCTATCTCGGCACCGGCGGCGCCCCGGAGGGTGTGCTGGCGGCGGCAGCGTTGCGCTGCACCGGCGGCCAGATGCAGGGAAGGCTGATCCTCGACACGCCGCAAAAGCTGGCGCGCGCGGCGAAGATGGGCATTTTGGATCCGAGGCGGGTCTACCGCGCGCAAGACATGGCGCGCGGCGACGTGCTGTTCGCGGCAACCGGCGTGACCGACGGCAACATGCTGGCCGGCGTCAAGTTCGGCCGCAATTCCATCACCACGCATACGATCGTGCTGCGCTCGTCGTCGCGCACCGTGCGCGAGATCAAGGCAAGGCACCAGGATCTGGAAAAGTTTTGA